From one Lycium ferocissimum isolate CSIRO_LF1 chromosome 7, AGI_CSIRO_Lferr_CH_V1, whole genome shotgun sequence genomic stretch:
- the LOC132063817 gene encoding ubiquitin-conjugating enzyme E2 28, which produces MASKRILKELKDLQKDPPTSCSAGPVGEDMFHWQATIMGPPDSPYTGGVFLVTIHFPPDYPFKPPKVAFRTKVFHPNINSNGSICLDILKEQWSPALTISKVLLSICSLLTDPNPDDPLVPEIAHMYKTDRAKYESTARSWTQKYAMG; this is translated from the exons ATGGCTTCGAAACGGATATTGAAGGAGCTTAAGGATCTTCAAAAGGATCCTCCTACCTCTTGCAGCGCCG GGCCTGTTGGAGAGGACATGTTTCACTGGCAGGCCACAATTATGGGTCCCCCAGACAGCCCTTATACCGGCGGTGTATTTTTAGTTACTATACATTTTCCTCCTGATTATCCATTCAAACCTCCTAAG GTTGCTTTTAGGACAAAAGTTTTCCATCCAAATATTAACAGTAATGGCAGTATATGCCTTGACATATTGAAGGAGCAATGGAGCCCTGCCTTAACTATTTCCAAG GTTTTGCTTTCAATTTGCTCACTTCTGACGGACCCAAACCCTGATGACCCCCTGGTGCCCGAGATTGCTCACATGTACAAGACAGACAGGGCCAAATACGAATCAACTGCCCGGAGTTGGACCCAGAAGTATGCCATGGGTTAA
- the LOC132063819 gene encoding exosome complex component RRP41 homolog — protein MEYVNPEGLRLDGRRPMEMRQLRAEIGVVSRADGSASFEMGNTKVIAAVYGPREVQNRSQQMNDQALVRCEYGMANFSTGDRRRKTKGDRRSTEISLVIRQTMEACILTHLMPRSQIDIYVQVLQADGGTSSACINAATLALADAGIPMRDLVTSCSAGYLNSTPLLDLNYLEDSAGGADVTVGILPKLDKVTLLQMDAKLPMDIFENVMQLAVEGCKAVESYIREILLENTKTLEIRRGV, from the exons ATGGAGTACGTCAATCCCGAAGGTCTTCGTTTAGATGGTCGCCGTCCCATGGAG ATGAGACAACTTCGTGCTGAAATAGGGGTTGTGTCAAGAGCTGATGG TTCCGCTTCTTTTGAAATGGGTAATACCAAAGTCATTGCTGCAGTTTATGGTCCTAGGGAG GTTCAGAACAGGAGCCAACAGATGAATGACCAGGCCCTG GTACGATGCGAGTATGGCATGGCTAATTTCAGCACTGGTGATCGCCGGAGAAAAACAAAGGGTGACAG GAGGTCCACAGAGATATCTCTTGTTATTCGCCAGACAATGGAAGCTTGCATATTGACGCACCTGATGCCTCGCTCTCAG ATAGACATTTATGTCCAAGTTCTCCAAGCAGATGGAG GTACAAGTTCAGCATGCATAAATGCTGCTACACTGGCACTAGCTGACGCTGGGATTCCCATGCGTGATCTTGTCACATCGTGCAGTGCTGGATACCTGAATAGCACGCCACTTCTTG ATCTAAACTACTTGGAAGACAGTGCTGGAGGCGCTGATGTCACTGTAGGAATTTTACCTAAGTTGGACAAAGTGACCCTTCTGCAG ATGGATGCTAAACTACCAATggatatttttgaaaatgtCATGCAATTAGCAGTTGAAGGCTGCAAAGCAGTGGAAAGCTACATCCGGGAA ATATTGTTGGAAAATACCAAGACATTGGAGATTCGCCGAGGTGTATAG